The region CGGTTACCGACCGAGGTCTTCGTGTGCGCTCGCCAGGTGCCGCGAAGCGAGCGCCGCGAGCAAGGAGAGTTCGCCGGCGAGCGTGCCGACGGCGATGATCTCCGCGAGCGCGTCAGCGTTCGATCCGGCGGGGTCGCCGCCACCGCGGAGACCGAGCACCTCGAGGGCTTCCGACTGGGTCGGGAGCTTCGTCCCGCCGCCGACGGTCCCGACCTCGAGGGAGGCCAGCGAGACGCTGGCGTAGAGGTCGGTCGTGCCGTCCTCGCGCTCTCGCGCTTCCATCGTCGTGATGGTGTTGGCGGCCTCGACGACCTGGGCTTCGTCCTGGCCCGTCGCGAGGAACGCGGCGGCGACGACGTTGGCCGCGTGAGCGTTGAATCCAAGCGCGCCGGCTTTGGCGCTGCCGGTGAGGTTCTTGCGAGTGTTCGCCTCGGCGATGGCGTCGGGGGTCGTGTGGAGGCGGTCTTCGACGAGTTCGCCCGGAATGAGTACGTCGGCCGTAACCGATCGGCCGCGACCCTCGACGGCGTTGATCGCGGCGGGCTTCTTGTCCGAGCAGAGGTTGCCCGAGAGCGCGACGAGCGACGCGGGCGTTTCGGCCTCGACGAGTTCACAGGCCTCGCCGGTCGCGATGGTCGCCATGTTCATCCCCATCGCGTCTTTCGTGTCGTAGGCGAATCGCAGGAAGACGGAGTCGGCGACGACGTACGGTTCGACGTCTAACAGTTCGCCGTGACTCGTCGTCGACTCGGCTCGCTCGCGGAGCGCGTCGACGTTGTCGTTGACCCACTCGACCGTCTGTGCGGCTTCCGCGACGCCCGACACCCGAAAGACTGGCGCTCGAGTCATGCCGTTTTTCGTGACGCGAGCGGTCGCCCCGTCGGCGTCCCAGATAACGCCCAGTCCGCGATTGACCGACGCGAGCAGCGCACCTTCCGTCGTCGCCAGCGGGAGGTAGTACTCGCCGTCCGCCGCGCCGCCGTCTGTGGCTGCGGTCGCCTCGCCGTTGACGGCGACCGGACCGACGATTCCCATCGGAATCTGGGCCGCGCCGATCATGTTCTCGATGTTGGGCTCCGCGGCCTCCGCGGGGAAACCGTAGTCGCCGATGGAGTCGAGTTCGGTTCCCGTTTCGCCCTCCACGACCAGCCGTCGGGCCGCGACTGCGGTGTCGTAGTCGGCGTGCTCTTCGAGTTCGTGAATGCGAAGGTCGCCCTCGCGTACGCGCTCGGCGAGGTCCGCTGGCTCTGTCATGCGTTGGTCGAGACAGTGGGATGCCCTAACAGTTGCTGATTCCACTCGAGCGATTACTGGGTCTGTTGGGGACGCTCGTCAACCGTGAGCCGGTGCCAACGGTACACTTCGTAGGCGACGAGGCCGAGCAGCGAACACGCGCCGATAGTCGAGATAACGAGGTAGTACCCACCCTCGGCGTCGGCACCGAAGGCGATGGCAAGCACGGCCGTCGTCACCGTCGCGAACTGGACGCGCTCTCGAGACCACGGATCGTCGTCCACAACGGCGAGGTAGAGTTGGGGAATCGCGATGGCGACGCCGGCGAACACCACGAACGCGAGCAACGGTTGGTCGAACAGCGACACACCGAACTGGCCGTCGATCAGCGTCGAGGTGCCGAGGATGACGACGAACGCCAACAGCGACCCGAAGACGACGCGGCCGTCTCGATCGAGCATAGTCGGACACTCAACGAGCGGATAGGTCAACGTTGCGCCGAGATGCAGCGGCCGAATCGACGCCTCACGTCGAACGCTCGACGTCTCAGACCGAACTATTTTGCCCGTTGCCCGCCCGCTGTGAGCTATGACCGAGGCTGCCGATCGTCTGCTGATCGACGCGGCGATTCACTCCCTCACGGACCCCGACACCGTTCACGACGCGATGGCCGTTCGCGACGGCGAAATCGTCCGACTCGGCCGACGCGAAGAGGTCGAATTCCTCGAGGGCGTCGAGACCGACGTGATCGACTGCGGCGGGAGGATCATCCTCCCCGGCTTCGTCGACGCCCACACCCACATGGAGCAATTGGGCCAACACCTCGTCCACGCCGACCTCTCGAGTGCCCAGAGCGCGACGGAGTGTCTCAACCTGCTGGGCGAACGACTCGAGTCCACCGAAGACGGCGAGTGGGTGCAAGGCTTTGGCTACGACGAGAGTGCCTGGGAGGGGACACGCACACAGCCACTGACGCGCGACGACCTCGATCAGGTCGCCACGGAACGGCCCGTCGTCGCACTGCGCGTCGACCTCCACACCGCCTCGTTGAACACGGCCGCTCTCGAGCACTTCGCGGACGAGATGCCCGAGGGCGATCTTCGATACGAACACGGCGAACCGAACGGAATCGTCGTCGAGGACGCAGCCGAACGCGTCAGGACGGCGCTCTCGGCCGACCGCGAGGAGATGAACGCCGTACTCTCGGCCGCGACGCAGCGCGCAGTCGAACTCGGCGTCACCGGCGTCCACGACAAAGTTCGCAACTCGAGAGCGCCACAGGTCTACCGCGAACTGGCGGCCGAGGGCGACCTGCCCCTTCGCGTCCGGATCGACTACTGGAGCGACCACCTCGAGTCACTCGTCGACGTGGGTCTGACGACGAACGCGGGCGACGAGCGCGTCCAGACGGGGGCGATCAAGTCCTTCTCCGACGGCAGTCTGGGGAGTCGGACGGCGAAGCTCTCCGAGCCCTACCACGACGCCCAAGCGGGTGAGAGCGACGACGGCCGCGGCCAGTGGGTCGTCGATCCCGACGACCTCGAGTCGCTGCTCACGCGAGCCGACGACGAGGGATTCCAGCTCTCCGTCCACGCCATCGGCGACGAAGCGATCGAGGAGACGCTCTCGATCCTCGAGGCCACCGCTGATCCCGAAGTGTCGCGCCATCGAATCGAACA is a window of Natronorubrum sediminis DNA encoding:
- a CDS encoding amidohydrolase; amino-acid sequence: MTEAADRLLIDAAIHSLTDPDTVHDAMAVRDGEIVRLGRREEVEFLEGVETDVIDCGGRIILPGFVDAHTHMEQLGQHLVHADLSSAQSATECLNLLGERLESTEDGEWVQGFGYDESAWEGTRTQPLTRDDLDQVATERPVVALRVDLHTASLNTAALEHFADEMPEGDLRYEHGEPNGIVVEDAAERVRTALSADREEMNAVLSAATQRAVELGVTGVHDKVRNSRAPQVYRELAAEGDLPLRVRIDYWSDHLESLVDVGLTTNAGDERVQTGAIKSFSDGSLGSRTAKLSEPYHDAQAGESDDGRGQWVVDPDDLESLLTRADDEGFQLSVHAIGDEAIEETLSILEATADPEVSRHRIEHAELATDDQLERMADAGVVASMQPNFHRWAQEGGLYDQRLGRERRNRTNRFRDVLEAGVPLAFGSDGMPLDPLFGVHHAVNAPTESQRLSVTEALGAYTHGAANAGFDEDRLGTLEVGKRADFVVLEESPWEHSERIDEIDVAMTAVDGEVVYDVLER
- the hmgA gene encoding hydroxymethylglutaryl-CoA reductase (NADPH), coding for MTEPADLAERVREGDLRIHELEEHADYDTAVAARRLVVEGETGTELDSIGDYGFPAEAAEPNIENMIGAAQIPMGIVGPVAVNGEATAATDGGAADGEYYLPLATTEGALLASVNRGLGVIWDADGATARVTKNGMTRAPVFRVSGVAEAAQTVEWVNDNVDALRERAESTTSHGELLDVEPYVVADSVFLRFAYDTKDAMGMNMATIATGEACELVEAETPASLVALSGNLCSDKKPAAINAVEGRGRSVTADVLIPGELVEDRLHTTPDAIAEANTRKNLTGSAKAGALGFNAHAANVVAAAFLATGQDEAQVVEAANTITTMEAREREDGTTDLYASVSLASLEVGTVGGGTKLPTQSEALEVLGLRGGGDPAGSNADALAEIIAVGTLAGELSLLAALASRHLASAHEDLGR